The segment ctatagaactctacacccaaatgcaacaggatacacattcttctcaagtgcacatggaacattctccagaatagaccacatactaggccacaaaaagagcctcagtaaattccaaaagattgaaatcctaccaaccaacttttcagaccacaaaggtatgaaactagaaataaactgtacaaagaaagcaaaaaggctcacaaacacatggaggcttaacaacatgctcctaaataatcaatggatcaactaccaaatcaaaatagagatcaagcaatatatggaaacaaatgacaacaacaacacaaagccccaactactgtgggacacagcaaacgcagttttaagaggaaagtatatagcaatccaggcatatttaaagaaggaagaataatcccgaaggaatagtctaaagacacaattattaaaattggaaaaagaagaacaattgaggcctaaattcagcagaaggagggacataataaagatcagagaagaaataaataaaattgagaagaataaaacaatagaaaaaaatcaatgaaaccaagaactggttctttgagaaaataaacaaaatatataaaccccaagccagacttataaaaagaaaaagagaatctacacacatcaacagaatcataaatgagaaaggaaaaatcatgacggaccccacagaaatacatagaattattagagaatactacagaAAACTGTATgttaataagctggaaaacctagaagaaatggatgacttcctagaaaaatacaaccttccaagactgacgaaggaagaaacagaaaatctaaacagaccagttaccagcaaagaaattgaatcagtaatcaaaaaactacccaagagcaaaacccccaggccagatggatttatctcagaattttatcagacatacagagaagatataatacccattctccttaaagttttccaaaaaatagaagaggagggaatactcccagactcattctatgaagccaacatcaccctaataccaaaaccaggcaaagaccccaccaaaaaagaaaactacagaccaatatccctgatgaacgtagatgcaaaaatactcaacaaaatattagcaaaccgaattcaaaaatacatcaaaaggatcatacaccatgaccaagtgggattcatcccagggatgcaaggatggtacaatattcaaaaatccatcaacatcatccaccacatcaacaaaaaggaagacaaaaaccacatgatcatctccaaagattctgaaaaagcattagacaaaatacaacatccattcatgataaaaacactcaacaaaatgggtatagagggcaagtacctcaacataataaaggccatatatgataaacccacagccaacatcatactgaacagcgagaagctgaaagcttttcctctgcagtagggaacaagacagggatgcccactctccccactgttattcaacatagtactggaggtcctagccatggcaattagacaaaacaaagaaatacaaggaatccagatcagtaaagaagaagtcaaactgtcactatttgcagatgacatgatattgtacgtaaaaaaccctaaagactccactccaaaactactagaactgatattggaatacagcaaagttgcacgagacaaaattaatacaagaaatctgaggctttcctatacactaacaatgaactaatagaaagagaaactaggaaaacaattccattcacaattgcatcaaaaagaataaaatacctaggaataaacctaaccaaggaagtgaaagacctataccctgaaaactacaagaaattcttaagagaaattaaagaggacactaacaattgGAAAATCATCccttgctcttggctaggaagaattaatatcgtcaaaatggccatcctgcccaaagcaatatacagatttgatgcaatccctatgaaactaccagcaacattcttcaatgaactggaacaaataattcaaaaattcatatggaaccaccaaagaccccgaatagccaaagcaatcctgagaaagaagaataaagtaggggggatctcactccccaacttcaagctctattataaagccatagttatcaagacaatttggtactggcacaagaacagagccacagaccaatggaacagactagacaatccagacattaacccagacatatatggccaattaatatttgataaaggagccatggacatacaatggcgaaatgacagtctcttcaacagatggtgctggcaaaactggacagctacatgtaagagaatgaaactggatcattgtctagccccatacacaaaagtaaattcgaaatggatcaaagacctgaatgtaagccatgaaacaataaaactcttaataaaaaacataggcaaaaatatcttggacataaacatgagcaacttcttcatgaacacatctccccaggcaagggaaacaaaagcaaaaatgaacaagtgggactatatcaagataaaaagcttctgtacaacaaaggacaccatcaatagaacaaaaaggtatcctacagtatgggagaatatattcataaatcacagatccgataaagggttgacatccaaaatatataaagagctcacgcacctcaacgaacaaaaagtgaacaatccaattaaaaaatgggcagaccagctgaacagacggttctcaaaagaagaaattcagatggccaacagacacatgaaaagatgctccacattgctagtcatcagagaaatgcaaattaaaaacgcaatgagatatcacctcacaccagtaaagatcgccaccatccaaaagacaaacaacaacacatgttggcgaggttgtggagaaaggggaaccctcctacactgctggtgggaatgtaaattacttcaaccattgtggaaagcagtatggaggttcctcaagaagctcaaaatagaaataccatttgacccaggaatcccacttctaggaatttactaagaatgcagcagcccagtttgaaaaagacagatgcacccctatgtttatcacagcactatttacaatagccaagaaatggaagcaacctaagtgtccatcagtagatgaacagataaagaagatgtggtacatatacacaatggaatattattcagccataagaagaaaacacatcctaccatttgcaacaacatgcatggagctagagggtattatgctcagtgaaataagcccagcagagaaaaacaagtaccaaatgatttcactcatctgtggagtataagaacaaaggaaaaactgatggaacaaaacagcaacagaatcacagaacccaagaaaggactaagtgaccaaagggaaagggacttgggaagatgggtgagaagggagggagaatggggcgaagaagaaagggagccttatgattagcatgtataatgtggggggcgcacagggagggctgtacaacacagagaagacaagtagtgattttacagagtctcactacactgatggacagtgactaatagggcatgtgggggggacttggtgaaggggggaggctagtaaacataatgttcctcatgtaattgtagattaatgataccgaaataaaaaataaattatatgaaataaaataataaccagTAATAAACCTGCAACATGTAAACAACatgtattttatgaaaaataagtcTATTGTCAAAAAATGAATAGCcttgttttatacttttgtaaATCTCTTTAATGACTGGCTGAATAAAAGTTggattttcacacacacacaaaaaaaaatttaggatGGAAATATAAATTGACATAGCCACTGTGCAAAGCAGCATGAagttactaaaaaaattaaaaatagaatgaccTATCAATCCCAgttctggatatttatctgaagaaaacaaaattgctaACAcgtaaagatatatgcacccccatgtttactcCAGCATAAGTAATGCTGGagccaagacatagaaacaacctaagtgcccatcagtgtttgaattgagaaagaaaatgtggtgtgtgtgtgtgtgtgtgtgtgtgtgtgtgtgtaccttaatggtattatgctaagtgaaataagtcagaaaaagacaccatatgacttcacttatatgggGAACCCAAAAATATAACAAACTCATAGATAGTTTTCCAGAGGCatgggaatgtaatgtatagcatggtgacaaTAGTTAATgatactatattgtatatttgaaagttactagAACGTaagtcttaaaagttctcattacaagaaaaaaaactgtaactgggtagtgatggatgttaactagacttatggtggtaatcatttggcaatatatacatatattgaatcactgtggtgtacccctgaaactaatatatgttatatgtcaattatttatCAAGGAAAGTAAAAAAGAGAAGATTCTGATACTGAGGACCCCAACATGAGGTTCTGTTTCAGTTGGTCTGAGATGTCCCTCTACCACCACCAACATAGCTTGTAAATCTCCCCAGGTGGTTCCAATGTATAGCCAGAGTTAAAAGCCACTAATGTCAGAATCATTTTCTGTACTTGTAGGCTAAATCAGATTTTATAACCTCATGAAATTAATAAACTTTTAAGTAATTATATCTCAAATATTTCAGGATTCTAGTCTTATAAAAGAGTAAAATGCTTATTTAGAATGATagaataaaagaattaaaagaaaaaaatgaattcaagaaaacaattccacttatcaaaatgaataaaatacttaggaataaatttaacaaaagaaaggcaaaacttatactctgaaaactataaaactttgttgaaagaaattaaaggtgtaaataaatggaaagatatcttgTATTCATGGATCCAATGACTATATATATGCTGTTGATATGACAATACAAACACTAATctgcagatttaatgcaatccctatcaaaatccgaGCTGGCTAGTTTGAAGAAACTGACAAATTGATCCTAAAATGTAAGTGACAATGTAAGGGACCCAGAAAAGtcaaagcaattttgaaaaaaacaaaggTGTAAGACTCAAGCTTTGCTTCTTTAAGTTATTACAAAacttgagaaatgaaaacactgtgATTCTTGCATAAGGATAGATATACAAGTTAATGGAATAGAACTCAGAGTTCAGGACTAAACCCTTACATGTTagttaattgatttttgacaagggtgaaAGACAATTAAATGGGGGAAAGAATaggcttttcaacaaatggtgctggcacaCCTGCATATTCACATGCAAAGAAATGGATTTGGATGACTTAtagtacacacacaaaaattaactcaatatgAATTAGAGACCTAAATGTTAGAGTTTAAgctataaaactctaagaagaaagcatagttgtaaatcttcatgaccttgggttaggcaaaaCCTTCTTAGACATGACATCAAAAccataagaaacaaaacaaaatacataaatttgACGTCATGAAAATCAAAAACTTTTGTGCTGCAAATGATATCACCAAGGAAAAGAAATGATGATGCACAGGAGAAAATATGTGCAATGATCTAATAAGGGATTTGTTTctataatatataaacaactcttaCAACTAAATGAAAAGAGATCATCAAAATGGACAAAgaatttaaatagacatttctccaaaagaaatatataaatgcactataaaatgaaaagatgctgagtATCTTTAATCGTTAGGGAAATGTaattcaaaaccataatgagatacaacTTTCACAACCACTAGGATGGTTATAATgaagaagacagacaataacaagtgtggACGAGTATGTAAAGAAATTGGGACCCTCATACACAGTTGGTACAGATGTAAAATtgtgcaaccactttggaaaactgtttggtATTCCCTTAAGACATTAAACATGGAATTAGCATATAATAGCTAAGATAGTTAAAaacccatacaatgaaatattattcagccatatatagaaatgaagtactgatacatggatGACCAttgaaaacattacactaagtgaaagaagctagacacagaAGGCCACGTATTtgatgattccattcatatgaaatacccagaataggaAAACCCATAGTGACAGAAAATACACTAGTGATTGCCAGAGGCTAAGGAGAATGGGAAATTACTGCAAATGCATGTACAGTTTCTTTGGGGTgaggatgaaaatgttctggaattagatagtggtgatgattgcaTAGCTTTGTGACTATAGTGAAAACTagtgaattgtacattttaaatgaattaattatatggtgtggggaagttggagtTCCTATGGTCAGgctcctcactgaacttaaaccacctgatgatgtaactggcctgttgctaggctatcacttccacacctttaggcaataagctattactgaacTCTATAGAGAGTtcaggcccagtgctctgggtggaggcagagacactaatgctcaacctactgccaggagaacaagacGGGTAATAaacgctttcaccccaaagaacgttttgatgtcaatttctttggtcacactgaatccacagcaaacttgtcccgggctgaaacccattggcaagacaattggcgacgtctgcagggttcactgttgaccaaggaaaaagacaggctgcccttatgggaggggtgcttcagcgggctgcccctctgaatggggagacagtggattgtcccccaatgggtatgtggtctgaggtggcttgcctcctagaggactgggccccattccagaactggaggcaagtggaggtgatacctgaggcagtagggataGTCCTTGGTACACTAAGTAGGTCTTTTAAGAGAGAGTGgcagtgaggcagtggggactggggGCTGGCTGTGAATTAAAAATGTCTAAAGAatagaaggacatgctcctgaaaaagacccaagaaatggcagcacgggaatgcgagctgcaaacttctgtggatttcctgaagaaggaaatggcactgatgcgggcgggaggaggcagcacaagaatgccagcagcaaggtgccattgaagaggtaaaagattccttacagaatgacaTGGCAGCACTGACAGGTGCTCTGAagaaggaaaaggccatcaaggaaaaagatgaactcctgagggaagcacaggtggaggtggcatgagaacaccagttgtgaagcattgaggtgaaggtaagggAGCttttgaagactgagctagcattgctgcgaggcacagtagaaaaggtaaaggttgtagcagaggaggcacttgggggacgggagagaaaggtgccatcagccctggaaatgcaggagctggggaaggatgaaggggtggtgccggtgGCACTGTctcctcctgtattgaaagcacacccagaggttataaagaaaataaaggggatTGGGGGGGGCGTTAGGGGCTGTGGCGGTGCGCGGGGACCTGGCGCGGTGGCTGCGGGACGGACGAGAAACTACTAAAGTTCCTGTGGAAGCAAAGTAGAATTTTGTTACGAACATAAtggatggaaaagaaaaaacctaCAGTGGCTGTGAAGGCCCAGATGCCATGTATGTCAAGTTGATATCTTCAGATGGTCATGAATTTATTGTAAAAAGAGAACATGCACTAACATCGGGAACAATAAAAGCCATGTTGAGTGGCCCAGGTCAGTTTGCTGAGAATGAAACTAATGAAGTCAATTTTAGAGAGATCCCTTCACATGTGCTATCAAAAGTATGCATGTATTTTACCTACAAGGTTCGCTACACTAACAGCTCCACAGAGATTCCTGAATTCCCAATTGCACCTGAAATTGCACTGGAACTGCTGATGGCTGCGAACTTCCTagattgttaaataaaataaattataataaactgTTAACTTTTTTCAGTATTTAATACTTGTAGTTCAGTTAGTAATTTTTTCATATATAGCATGTTGCCTGTGTGCAATTGAACTTTAAAGTTCATTGCAAAGCAGATTATCTCCTGTTCTTTTGCATAGCAACCAGAGTTGACGTTTGTTTGCTACATCAACAAATTAAGGACATTTTCACAAATTCAGAAATAAACAAGTATGCCAATTCATAGGTGGTTTTGCCTTATACTttggatgtgatttttaaaattagattagcGGTGATAGAGTAAATGCTGAAATGTAGGCATAAATGAACATTTTCAACAGGTAAATAATGGGctacatatttttatgttttcagtgttttttaaaaaatctatttgggTCTTATAGCTGTCATTAGCACTAGTAGAGTTATGCAAATAATTACATTATAAATATGTTCGTAACTTAGAACATTGATTTTTATAATTGTCAAAGACATAAGAGTTGAAGTTTCTTATGTGTCTTTTGCTAAAATGCAGTATTGTTTGAGTGTATCTTATCTTTTTGTTTATTGCTACGATTTAAGaactctattttatattttaaaacaattttggaaGATTACTAGGTACAGCTTTTGGAGCAGTGACTTTTGGAACTGTAGCCACATGGTCAACAAGTAAATTACATGATTGATTTCATGTGcattgtgaccaatccaaaatacTGTACTTTCATTGACTATAAAGCTGCTTTTGCAATACTCATTCTTTTTACATAGTCCCTTGTGATTACACTTCTGATTATTTAAGTGTGTTTTAAAAGACTCATTATGAACTTTATCAGGATCTTAAAAGCTAGACTTTTCTGAACTATTCCAGTCTTCCTCTGTCCAACTGAAATAttataaaagatgaaaaatgtggGGATGCAGTGCAAATCTTATAATGCACTTTGACATAGTATATGaattatcttatattaattaaaGTATGTCCCAATAAATATGATACCCATAATCTGTGGAACTTCTACTGAAATCCAACTTACAAAGAGGTCATTCAGCTTTTATATTAAGCagacaaaaaaatttgaaaaacgaTGACCGCATCTCTGCTTAGGCATGAGAAAAGAAGTGCTGGAGTTGGATTTTTATTGTCTCTTAATAGTAAGATAAAGCTGTCAGCTGTCAGGGTCTATAAATTTGTCTTTAGCTTAGTTCTTCAAGACTGGCTTAATATGGACTAGTTTTTTGGAACCTGCAAAATCTATAAACCAAGATGTATAAAAGCAATTTTTCTTCTTGAAAGACTTAACATTATATGTTCCAGCTTATTGAAAGCAATTAAATATTAATgttaattgtaaatattttagtaaCTTCTGAGACATACTGGTACGTATTTTGGTGTGGAAGGTTATCAAGTACAAGAATTTTATTCTACTTGGTGACAAATAATGGCAGTTTATAAACCTAAATGATAATCTTAAAGGTCAAGGTGATAGCTAGAATAAAGTTTACTTTGACCAATTTTAGTAGGTTACTGTGTGTGTTAAGATCCAGAAGTAACcttaagtttaaaatatttaaatagaactAAAGATTAGGAAAACCTGTATATCTTGGGGCAAAACACGATATTCATGTGTTAATAAAGGCTCTGTTGAATGAAAGGTTTGATGAACACTTGATGTTTGATCTTTCTAGCCTTCTCTTTTTCTGAGAATTCATTGAAGTATTTGCTTCAGGATACCTTGCCATGTAATTAAATAGCAGGAATTTTTATTTGGTTACATTTAAGAGATAATTTTATATGTAGCATTGAAATAAGTTTTCTGACTCTTGGTAGGTAGGTCATTTTTCAGATTATATGCAAATTTCCCCAGTATTTTTTTTCTGCACAGAAATTAGTAcaaaatcttttatttcatttcagttagtatttcatttttgtaCTGTCTAGGTTATTATGCTTTTAGATTGCCTTTCTTGCAGTTATTGACAAATAGCAGTCTCCATGCTTTTGAAGACTCTTAGTTGTATtgagaaatataatttattataagcAGTAAATTCAGCTCATGttaaaagagaaatacatttagaGACATCTTGTAATGTATGGAGCTGTCAGTGTGAGTTGTTCTAAGTTtatcaattatttcaaaatagtgcaaatattcagagaaataacataaaattactGTTATTAAAGATTGAACAGTGTTTAAACTAACCCTAGTAATTCTTGTCTATATAGAGGAAATTTCATACAAAGCTTGGATGTATCCAAATTTGAGTTTCTGATTGGTTATATCTAAGTCTGATAAAACATTTAAGATGTGGAAATCAATAGATGccattgattttatatatatatggtgttttatttataatatataaacctAGTTTAATTCTAGGCCAGTCATATTTGTGCTAAAATTTTACGTTCCTGTTAGGCTAAGCTCTTAAATATTACAATAGTTTGTTGGTTTAAACAAGTATTTGTTAGCCTAGAAGTATTTCAGTAATTAGAGCACAAAACTGGGAGTTAAAAAGTCTGACCCCTTATGCTAattagctatgtgatcttggacaaataACTGGGCCTTAATTTCACATCTAGGAAATTAGCATGTTGCACATCAATAGGGTGATGTTTaccacttttttttaatgaacaaaataCTGTGTTTTTGGATACTGCTTAAATCTAAGATTGTAACATTACAGATGATCAGATTAGAATTATGA is part of the Manis pentadactyla isolate mManPen7 chromosome 1, mManPen7.hap1, whole genome shotgun sequence genome and harbors:
- the LOC118926289 gene encoding elongin-C-like, with the translated sequence MDGKEKTYSGCEGPDAMYVKLISSDGHEFIVKREHALTSGTIKAMLSGPGQFAENETNEVNFREIPSHVLSKVCMYFTYKVRYTNSSTEIPEFPIAPEIALELLMAANFLDC